The following are from one region of the Capsicum annuum cultivar UCD-10X-F1 chromosome 1, UCD10Xv1.1, whole genome shotgun sequence genome:
- the LOC107869646 gene encoding putative disease resistance protein RGA4 (The RefSeq protein has 12 substitutions compared to this genomic sequence) → MAEAFLQVVLENLTTFLEGKLVLIFGFQKEFEKLSSIFSTIQAVLEDAEEKQLKGSAIQNWLHKLNAAAYQVDDILDECKYEATKFKHSRLGSYHPGIISFRHKIGKRMKEIMEKLDSIAEERSKFHLHEKTTDKQASSTRETGFVLTEPEVYGRDKEEDEIVKILINNVNVAQELPVFPIVGMGGLGKTTLAQMIFNDERVTNHFNPKIWVCVSDDFDEKRLIKTIVGNIERSSLDVGDLASSQKKLQELLNGKRYLLVLDDVWNDDPEKWAKIRAVLKTGARGASVLATTRLEKVGSIMGTLQPYHLSNLSQHDGLLLFMQCAFGQQRGANPNLVAIGKEIVKKCGGVPLAAKTLGGLLRFKRKESEWEHVRDSEIWNLPQDENSVLPALRLSYHHLPLDLRQCFAYCAVFPKDTKMVKENLISLWMGHGFLLSKVNLELEDVGNEVWNELCLRSFFQEIEVKSGKTYFKMHDLIHDLATSLFSASSSSSNIREINVKGYTHMTSIGFTEVVPSYSPSLLKKFASLRVLNLSYSKLEQLPSSIGDLVHLRYLDLSRNNFHSLPERLCKLQNLQTLDLHNCYSLSCLPKKTSKLGSLRNLLLDDCPLTSMPPRIGLLTHLKTLGCFIVGRTKGYQLGELKNLNLCGSISITHLERVNKDTDAKEANLSAKANLQSLSMIWDIDGTYGYESEEVKVIEALEPHRNLKHLEIIAFGGFHFPNWINHSVLEKVVSIKIKICKNCLCLPPFGELPCLESLELQYGSVEVEFVEEDDVHSRFNTRRRFPSLKRLRIWFFCNLRGLMKEEGEEKFPMLEDMAILHCPMFIFPTLSSVKKLEVHGDTNATGLSSISNLSTLTSLRIGANYEATSLPEEMFKSLTNLEYLSIFEFNYLTELPTSLASLSALKRIQIENCDALESLPEQGLECLTSLTQLFAKYCRMLKSLPEGLQHLTALTKLGVTGCPEVEKRCDKELGEDWHKISHIPNLDIR, encoded by the exons ATGGCGGAAGCTTTCCTTCAAGTTGTGTTAGAAAATCTCACTACTTTCCTCAAAGGAAAACTCGTACTGATTTTCGGTTTCCAGAAGGAATTTGAAAAACTCTCCAGCATATTTTCCACAATCCAAGCTGTACTTGAAGATGCTGAGGAGAAGCAATTAAAGGGTAGCGCAATACAAAATTGGTTGCACAAACTCAATGCTGCTGCCTATCAAGTTGATGACATATTAGATGAATGTAAATATGAGGCAACAAAATTCGAGCATTCCCGCTTAGGGAGTTATCATCCGGGGATTATCAGTTTCCGTCATAAAATTGGGAAAAGGATGAAAGAGATAATGGAGAAACTAGATTCCATTGCGGAGGAAAGAAGCAAATTTCATTTGCACGAAAAAACGACAGATAAACAAGCCTCCTCTACGCGTGAAACAG GTTTTGTTTTAACAGAACCAGAAGTCTACGGAAGGGACAAAGAGGAGGATGAGATAGTGAAAATTCTGATAAACAATGTTAATGTTGCTCAAGAACTTCCAGTGTTCCCTATAGTTGGCATGGGGGGTCTAGGAAAGACAACACTTGCCCAAATGATCTTCAATGATGAGAGAGTGACTAACCATTTCAATCCCAAAATATGGGTTTGTGTCtctgatgattttgatgagaAGAGGTTGATAAAGACAATTGTAGGAAATATTGAAAGAAGTTCTCTTGATGTTGGGGACTTGGCTTCATCTCAAAAGAAGCTTCAGGAGTTATTGAATGGAAAACGATATTTGCTTGTCCTAGATGATGTTTGGAATGATGATCCAGAAAAGTGGGCTAAGATAAGAGCAGTCTTAAAGACAGGAGCAAGAGGTGCTTCTGTTCTAGCTACTACTCGTCTTAAAAAGGTTGGATCAATTATGGGAACGTTGCAACCATATCATTTGTCAAATTTGTCTCAACATGATGGTTTACTGTTGTTTATGCAATGTGCATTTGGGCAACAAAGAGGAGCAAATCCTAATCTAGTGGCCATTGGAAAGGAGATTGTGAAGAAATGTGGTGGCGTCCCTTTAGCGGCCAAGACTCTTGGTGGTCTTTTACGCTTcaagagaaaagaaagtgaatGGGAACATGTGAGAGATAATGAGATTTGGAGTCTGCCGCAAGATGAAAGTTCTATTTTGCCTGCCTTAAGACTAAGTTATCATCACCTTCCACTTGATTTGAGACAATGCTTTGCGTATTGTGCCGTATTCCCAAAGGACACCAAAATGGTAAAGGAAAATCTCATCTCTCTCTGGATGGGCCACGGTTTTCTTTTATCAAAAGTAAATTTGGAGCTAGAGGATGTGGGTAATGAAGTATGGAACGAATTATGCTTGAGGTCTTTCTTCCAAGAGATTGAAGTTAAATCTGGTAAAACTTATTTCAAGATGCATGATCTCATCCATGATTTGGCTACATCTCTATTTTCAGCAAGCTCATCAAGCAGCAATATCCGCGAAATAAATGTAAAAGGTTACACGCATATGACATCCATCGGGTTCACTGAAGTGGTGCCTTCTTACTCTCCTTCCCTCTTGAAAAAATTTGCCTCCTTGAGGGTGCTTAATCTAAGTTACTCAAAACTTGAGCAATTACCCTCTTCCATTGGAGATCTAGTACATTTAAGATACCTGGACCTGTCTCGCAATAACTTTCATAGTCTTCCAGAGAGGTTATGCAAACTTCAAAATCTGCAGACTCTTGATCTACATAATTGCTACTCACTTTCTTGTTTGCCAAAAAAAACAAGTAAACTTGGTAGTCTCCGAAATCTCTTACTTGATGATTGTCCATTGACTTCCATGCCACCAAGGATAGGATTGCTGACACACCTTAAGACTCTAGGTTGCTTTATTGTGGGAAGAACGAAAGGTTATCAACTTGGTGAACTAAAAAACCTAAATCTCTGTGGCTCCATTTCAATAACACATCTTGAGAGAGTGAATAATGATACGGATGCAAAAGAAGCCAATTTATCTGCAAAAGCAAATCTGCAATCTTTAAGCATGATTTGGGATATCGATGGAACATATGGATATGAATCAGAAGAAGTTAAAGTGATTGAAGCCCTCAAACCACACCGCAATCtgaagcatttagaaatcattgCCTTTGGAGGATTCCATTTTCCAAACTGGATAAACCACTCAGTTTTGGAAAAGGTCGTCtctattaaaattaaaatctgCAAAAACTGCTTGTGCTTACCACCCTTTGGGGAGCTGCCTTGTCTAGAAAGTCTAGAGTTACAATACGGGTCTGTGGAGGTGGAGTTTGTTGAAGAGGATGATGTTCATTCTAGATTCAACACAAGAAGAAGGTTTCCATCCCTGAAAAGACTTCGTATATGGTTCTTTTgtaatttgagaggattgatgaAAGAGGAAGGAGAAGAGAAATTCCCCATGCTTGAAGATATGGCGATTTTACATTGCCCTATGTTTATTTTTCCAACCCTTTCTTCTGTCAAGAAATTAGAAGTTCATGGCGACACAAATGCAACAGGTTTGAGCTCCATATCTAATCTTAGCACTCTTACTTCCCTCCGCATTGGCGCTAACTATGAAGCAACTTCACTCCCAGAAGAGATGTTCAAAAGTCTTACAAATCTCGAATACTTGAGTATCTTTGAGTTCAATTATCTGACAGAGCTACCTACCAGCCTGGCTAGTCTCAGTGCTCTGAAGCGTATCCAAATTGAAAGTTGTGATGCTCTAGAGAGTCTCCCCGAGCACGGACTGGAATGTTTAACTTCACTCACACAGTTATTTGTTAAATACTGTAGGATGCTAAAATCTTTACCTGAGGGATTGCAGCACCTAACAGCCCTCACAAAATTAGGAGTTACTGGTTGTCCAGAAGTGGAAAAGCGCTGTGATAAGGAATTAGGAGAAGACTGGCACAAAATTTCTCACATTCCAAATCTGGATATTCGTTAG
- the LOC107868562 gene encoding uncharacterized protein LOC107868562 — MNEIIVKIIKKRSVEEVRTGSSNHKEAILSRTTNLFLGQTFKYKKTLKLLLKQASVKMSSNYITLKSSKKYLRVRCVDRTCRWMVRACAIGESGWFHVHKYVGEHTCGVDHVTGKHKNVTVEVIASLILNFFVDNKGVIAKNIVRGTPVHGYVVLPVFSYIFNGLNPRSINYLRVDEESGRFIYYFMAFGAFICGYAHMIKVVAVDGTHLSSKYKGVLLSAVAQDTQNHIYPLAYCVVDKENDASWGFFFEKLKAFVVDEPKLCVISDRHAYTLEEFNDYFNALKERCPSAAACLEHKVGFEKWSRAHFLGNRFNVMTSNIAESLNSMLRDEREYPVAAIFNSIAHRFGEIFRKRYAEVDNSKTTFILVAETILRENMIEGDKLYVNNINGSTDEFTVLGYGHSAKVNLSRRSCSCRKYDLVKLTCTHAMAALRLKHGDEYDTSIYNYSSQIYSKESYLLAYLEPICATPLDSKWSVAREYLEMQVLPPDFDPKLERRKVKRVKGVLEPSRYKKRNKCSKCKRLGHKRTTCNLNVG; from the exons ATGAATGAGATAATAGTGAAGATTATAAAGAAGAGGAGTGTGGAGGAGGTGAGGACGGGCAGCTCCAACCACAAAGAAGCCATTCTTTCTCGGACGACCAATCTTTTTTTAGGACAAACATTCAAGTATAAGAAAACATTAAAACTTTTGTTGAAGCAGGCGTCGGTGAAAATGTCGTCTAATTACATAACTCTGAAGAGTAGTAAGAAATACTTGAGGGTGAGGTGCGTAGATCGTACTTGCCGGTGGATGGTGCGTGCATGTGCTATCGGAGAATCGGGTTGGTTTCACGTCCACAAGTACGTGGGAGAGCATACTTGTGGCGTTGATCATGTCACGGGAAAGCACAAGAATGTCACCGTGGAGGTCATTGCCTcacttattttgaactttttcgtCGACAACAAAG GCGTCATTGCGAAGAACATAGTTCGAGGTACGCCCGTGCATGGATATGTAGTGCTTCCcgtattttcatatattttcaacgGCCTCAACCCCAGGTCTATTAATTACCTCAGGGTCGATGAGGAGTCTGGCaggtttatttactactttatggCGTTTGGGGCTTTCATCTGTGGATATGCACACATGATAAAGGTCGTTGCCGTTGATGGCACGCATTTGTCCAGCAAGTACAAGGGCGTACTGTTGTCTGCTGTCGCTCAAGATACGCAGAATCATATCTATCCCTTAGCATATTGTGTGGTGGATAAGGAGAACGATGCGTCGTGGGGCTTCttctttgagaagcttaaggcCTTTGTCGTCGACGAACCAAAGTTGTGCGTTATCTCCGACAGACAC GCGTACACGTTGGAAGAATTTAATGACTACTTCAACGCCCTTAAAGAAAGATGCCCCAGCGCAGCAGCTTGCCTCGAGCATAAAGTAGGATTTGAAAAGTGGAGCCGGGCTCACTTTCTAGGTAATCGATTCAACGTCATGACCTCAAACATCGCTGAGTCGCTCAACTCAATGTTGCGCGATGAAAGAGAGTATCCAGTGGCGGCCATTTTCAATTCAATTGCACATAGATTTGGAGAAATATTCAGGAAGAGGTATGCGGAGGTGGACAATTCAAAGACAACCTTCATTCTCGTAGCCGAGACGATCTTGAGGGAAAACATGATCGAGGGGGACAAATTATATGTGAACAACATAAACGGAAGCACCGACGAATTCACCGTGCTTGGCTATGGCCATTCCGCAAAAGTTAATCTTTCGAGACGGTCATGTTCTTGCAGAAAGTATGACTTGGTGAAATTGACATGCACTCATGCAATGGCAGCGTTGCGTTTGAAGCACGGGGACGAGTACGACACTAGCATTTATAACTACTCTTCGCAAATATATTCGAAAGAATCATACCTCCTTGCATACTTGGAACCTATTTGTGCAACACCACTTGATTCGAAGTGGAGTGTGGCGCGAGAGTATCTTGAAATGCAAGTTCTTCCACCCGACTTCGATCCCAAACTAGAACGGAGAAAGGTGAAACGTGTTAAGGGTGTATTGGAACCTTCAAGGTACAAgaaaagaaacaagtgctccaagTGCAAAAGGCTGGGACATAAGAGAACAACATGCAACCTTAACGTAGGATAG